From a single Pseudomonas triticicola genomic region:
- a CDS encoding type II toxin-antitoxin system HicA family toxin: MRSREMIRMIEDDGWYLVAVKGSHHQYKHSSKQGRVTIKHPDSDLPKGTINSILKQAGLK, translated from the coding sequence ATGCGCAGTCGGGAAATGATCAGGATGATCGAGGACGATGGTTGGTACCTGGTCGCGGTAAAAGGCAGTCACCACCAGTACAAGCATTCGTCCAAGCAGGGAAGGGTGACGATCAAACACCCTGATTCGGATCTGCCCAAGGGTACGATCAACAGCATTTTGAAACAGGCGGGTTTGAAATGA